The genomic region GCCATTGCTTTTATTACGTCTTCGGTGAAGTCGCGTGGGTGAGAAGTGGTAAAACGAACTCTCAATAGTCGGGGAACCTTAGCCACATCTCGCAGGAGATTAGAGAATCGATAACTTTCTTTAAGATCCTTGCCGTAGGAGTCGACGTTCTGCCCTAAAAGAGTGACCTCGAGGACACCATCATCTACGAGCTCGGATACTTCCTTTAATATCTCGTTAGGTCGCCTCGACACAAACCTCCCCCGCACATAGGGCACAATACAATAAGTGCAGAAATTGTCGCATCCATGGGCAATGGTTACGAATGCCTTATAGGGATTGCTTCTGATTACTGGAGCATCATGTAGATCTATCATTTCCCTGGGATCTTCGTCGAGATATAAGACAGTTTTATGCCTCATTGCATTCTCTAAAGCATCGGGAACCCATCCTATATGTCTCGGTCCTGTTACGACCTTCACTTGAGGAAACCTCCGAAGCAAATCAGCTCCCATGTTCTGGGCCATACATCCGATAACTGCCAAAAGAGGCTTACCCTTTGTCTTGTAGAGTTTCCCGTAACGCCCAATCTCGCTTAACACCTTTTGCTCGGCCTTTTCTCTAATGCTACAGGTTACAATTACCACTGCATCAGCTTCGTTTCTATCGGTCTCAATCCAGCCTCTTCGTATTAAGGATGTTCTCAACCGATCTCCATCGTATTGATTCATCTGACAACCGTATATATCGATAGCGAAACTAAAAGCCATTAATATCATTCCCTTTGCTGATCTTATCTTACAAAGATATTATAGGAACTTATC from Acetomicrobium thermoterrenum DSM 13490 harbors:
- the miaB gene encoding tRNA (N6-isopentenyl adenosine(37)-C2)-methylthiotransferase MiaB produces the protein MILMAFSFAIDIYGCQMNQYDGDRLRTSLIRRGWIETDRNEADAVVIVTCSIREKAEQKVLSEIGRYGKLYKTKGKPLLAVIGCMAQNMGADLLRRFPQVKVVTGPRHIGWVPDALENAMRHKTVLYLDEDPREMIDLHDAPVIRSNPYKAFVTIAHGCDNFCTYCIVPYVRGRFVSRRPNEILKEVSELVDDGVLEVTLLGQNVDSYGKDLKESYRFSNLLRDVAKVPRLLRVRFTTSHPRDFTEDVIKAMAEESKICPAVNLPIQSGSDRILKKMNRGYTVEGYGRIIKRLREALPEVSITSDLIVGFPGETEEDFQCTLEMLKTMEFGLVHTASYSPREGTPAANMPDQIPEEEKKRRLSIVNELQDAISFKKNKILEGKVFEVLLDDFAPKGKGMLQGRTPTDKVVLVPGDESMLGKLCKVRITGASNWYLYGEIVSFRDFSDVLEVRI